Sequence from the Nilaparvata lugens isolate BPH chromosome 10, ASM1435652v1, whole genome shotgun sequence genome:
GGTACTGGCCTACCTCCATTAACTTAGTAATATAACTTAAAGAAacaacaagaataaaaataaacaacgGAATATTTAGGGGAGGGGGAGAGGGTGGCATGGCAGGCGGCCTTCCCTTCAGtctcatattttttcttaaattattattattaagataataatagttttatatatataatatttacacAAGGGCGAATTTGTGCCCTAGTTGAGAATGCAAACGTTTTAACCTATCatttccatcaatttttttaACTTTTTGTAAGTAAACATCTTaacaaattaattattctttcaGATATTATTTATGTTACACAAGATAAGACTAAAACGTAATCGTTTCtgattttcttaatatttataCACATAGAGGTGAAATGCAAGCCCTACATACACAATTATATcacatttatttaatcaaagtataatatatttcttcacttttcgttacaatatatatattttaataataacatGTATTTATATTAGGACTGGTGCTTTCAACTTTAACCTTTGAGCCTAAAATTCACATTTTGTCATTCCCCAGCCTGATTCATTTAATGATAACACGACTGATTGAGGGTGAGATGAATGATGAGATATGCTTCAAGATATACAAATGAGTAATGATATATTCTACAAATGAGGTGGAAATTTACACATGATatgagaatgaagaataattttACAAGTGGAATTGTAAATTAAAAACAGACATTTTGGTCCAAAGAGAACGAGAAAATGATTGCTATCGAATGGAATCAATAGTAAGAGATAAATGATTGTGAATGAATGACAATGAATATGTCTAATGACTTCAATTTCACATTGAAAATACAACATTTGCACGCACTCGAAACTATTTCAACTACAacacttttattaatttgtttttaaaaatatcgAATCACACATCTAAACGAATACATACATTATACACATACAAATAGATTATCATTAAAGTCAAGAAGGAGAATAACAGTGCATTTACAACTGACCAAATGTTGGTCGATAGGGGTGAAGGGGGCTGCTCATAAGGTGGGCACCATCAGAATTTAATCTCTCCCTCTTTCTTAGCATGCACAAACAATCAACTGCAACGTCTCCAGAGACCTTGTTGAGTGAATGAGTGTGTTGAAAAGAATGACTGACAATGAGTATCAGAGTCCAGAGGCGGACAGCTGAAAGACTAAACATAGTGGGGGTGTGGGGGTGCCGTGCACGAACAACAACTCAGAGAGATCAGTAGGAGCAAGGCGTCCGAGGAGTCTTTGATTTGTACCAGTTGGTTGGTTCATCACGGCACGGCTTGTTTGTACTATAGACAATGACACGGGGGCGGTGCGGGCCTCAGGCCTCGAGTTTCACCACCTTGTTGGCGGGCGGGTGCGAGAGGGGGGTGGGTGAGGGAGGCGGCGTCTTTTTGGACAGGTTGAGAGGCTGAGCCGCTGAGGTGGGAGACGAGGAAGATGAGGAAGGGGACGAGTTGGCAATGCCGACCTGCAGCTCCATGACAGAGGGTGAGTGAggggaggtggaggaggagggtgaTGGCGAGAGGTACATTCGCGATTGGGCGGGTGGGGGAGGGGTGGAGACCAGGATGTAAGCGGAGGGTGGAGGGGGTGCCGCCACTGCACTGGTGGTGGTGATGACACTGGTGCCACTTTGCCACCTCTGGGGTGGGTACTGGTAGGACGAGGCAGAGGCACCGTTGTCACGCATTAAGAAGTCATTGATCATTTCGGTACGCTTGAGCTGTTCGGGAGTCATGCGAGGACTCTCCATCAGCGACTTGGCCAGAGTGGAGTGAGTGCTGGACAGCGACGACGTGAGGTGGTGGTGCAGCTGAGGTGAGTTTTGCACCATCGGTTCAGCTTCGGCCGAGTCCTTGTTTCTCAGCGCCCTGAACTTCTTGTGCGGCTTGTAAGCTTCATCCATAAGAGAGTTGGTGTCGTAGAGAGGCGGGGCCTGCAGGACACGCTTCAGCACAGGCATGTCCTCCACCGAGTGAGTCGTGCCATTCTGCTGTGCTGGCTGTGAGCTCTGGAATGGCATCGAGTGGTGGCCATTCTGGACATGGTGGTGGTTGTGATGATGTTCATCTTTGTCCTCCAGTGAGGAACGGGGACTGGAGCACACTGACGTTGGAGCAGATCCGATTGGTTTGTCCAGCTTCTCAGTGCCTGATTCGATACCAGAGTCACTGGGTGAGTCGAGCTTTCTGAAGGATCTGTGGTGGGATTTGATGTCATCACCAGAAGCAGATCCTGAGTTGGCTCTGTGTCTGTGAGGACAGACTCCGCCGGCCAGGGTGGCTGCTAGCAGGGGTGTACTGCTGGCATGATGGCTCTGATGGTAGTCGTTCAACGAAGCCACTTCGCCTGAGCACATGGACTCGGTGCTCGACACGGATCCCAACGGACTCTTGACTTCTTCCATGGTGACATCGGAGGATGAGGACCAGCAGGACGCGCCGCCAGGGCTCTTGCTGTTGCACTCGTCCTCGACCATCATGGATCCCCACATCTGCTGTTGCTGCTGGGCCAGCTGCTGTTGTTCGGTCATCTTGAAGGCAAGCAGCTTCTCCGAGTGCAGCGTGTTCAGGGTGCGCAGGTCGGGGATCTTCTTCATGAGCTCGTGGCAGAGGTTCGGCTGCCCGGGATGGTTTTGGTTCAGCACTAACTGCAGCACTGCCTTCAGTTTGTTGTGCATTCTCTCTATGAGGTCGGTATTTCTAAGGCCAGGCCGATCTGTTAACACACAAAAAAGAACAAACACATTAGAACCTGTTCAAGTAATGATAACAATTTGCTGTAATAGTCAGAAACAAGATTCAgaattgtttgtattatttatatagttTCTTTCAGAACGATCAatggaaatgtattattattgttattattatttgtattttttccttcttttttgaaaaagtgttgGAATTATCATATATAAGGAGTAATTGATAATTGAACTCACCGGCAGCAATAACGACAATGGAGCAGAAGAGACCAATCTCGGCGTCGGACAGTCTCAAAGCGTTCAGTCTTTCAGCGAAGTCAAACATGGAGTCCATCAGGAACCTGGCGTTCGAACTGTTGTGGATCGACTCCCTTTTCAGGATTTGGCCGTTCAGGCAAATCATGCTGTTGTTCTGTAACAAACAAGCAGAACAAACGAGGTCAGACAAATATGGgagataatataaatttgaataaagttaGTTAACGATAAATGACAAAAATGCTGTTTTCTTATaagtattgattattttaatcaaaCTCTAATTAATTTATGTAATCTATAAGCCTGCTTTTCtatccccaatcattttatgagTATGAGTATCATTGCTAAGTAAATAAATTTGAGAGTTGAAGTTATCATTTGTACATAATctcatcttcaatatttttctccCCATCATAACACAATATCTATCTCACAGAATTGCAAACTGTAAGTTCATACAAACATGGAAACCTTCATATTTTCCAGTTAGAAAGCATATTGAATGGAAGACTTTTCATTTGATTTCATTACTCTTATAAGTATGAAATAGAAAAATgcattattatcatttaattataaattattagagATAGTATTCATCAttctttagaaaaatgaaagaatgaaATTCAACGACACCGGCTTTGAGAAGTGTGACCTGGTCATCTTGTGCGAGGAAGGAGAAGCCAGGGATGCGCTTGGCAAACTCAACCACTCCGCGGATGGCAGGCGAGAACCTCTTCGAGAAGTCCTGCAGCAGTTCTTGTTGGCCAGTCAATGGCTGTGGGTTGGGGTTCAGTGGACAAGCCTGCAACAAAAgcacaaaatacaaaattaatacTACTGTACTCGGAAAAAACTTTCAGAGTGCTATTCACACGAGGTGCGATctcatagtttatttttatagatGAGGAAAACTAGCTATATAGAATACTATAGGAAGTTTCAGTAGGATTAGATTATCAAGACTTTCAGTTTAgactagaatagaataaatcaaACCGATTGATCGAATTGAACAATTGCACTGATTTTGTAAGCGGGTCAAATGGGAGAATAGCACACGAATCGACTAGAGGAAACGCACACATTGTTTGTTGGTCAAGGTCCATTCTCTGTGATTATGATGTCTTGAATTCGATTCACAGACACCGGAAACCGTATTTCGAGCATTGTACATATTTAAGGTCAAGTACATTGATTGaagattataattttcatcGTACGAATCATTAGCATTATATCTCAAGAGCGTGTGGATTTAATCAGGCTGTAAATTTCTAATTTCACGGACGTTGAATTTGAGTTAAGATTTAAAAACATTTAGATTTTAAGCTAGCAAAGGGACTTCCAAAACTCTATCTTAAGTACTTTTTTCttaatcaaaattcaattatttgatgagTCCTACCCGATGTGAGATCAAATTAAAATCAATGCAAAAATCTACGACGCAAATCTAGATTAGTGTCACTgcgaattattgataatttctattgaaaatacGATGTTATGTTCCCAGAAATTGAACACAAATTGCAAGCTCATGTCTGTATTTGCAATAAAAATCTGTCATCCGTTTACATCATTAACCTTGAAAATAAAGCTGACAAATTGATGTCGATGGAGTAGTATTCATTATTTCTCAGCTCACTCATAagtttaaaaattcaattattatctcATATTATTGTCTCTCTATCAGACATGATATCGCAATATTATAGCTCCTGTTTGCAATCAGACTTCTTGTctagaattgaaattattaacttattccaattataatttgcAATATGGTTTTTGAAAACTGAGAACGGAGTCTAGACTTGAATTGGAATTATGTCATGTCTAGTGTTATTTATACACTGCACCAAGCACGCAGCAAAACTGATGACCAATACTTTTCTATAAAAAGTGAACAGTAATTTGACTCAAAACGCACATTATCATAAACTAACATAATCCCCAAGATtccaagtaggcctactatacaTTATCTGATATTTCCCAGTTTGCTATTCTAACTGACTGCGATTGTTGAAGGTTAAAAGTTCTATCACCTTTCTATAGTTGGAAATCgatacataataaattattgttgaggGAATGAATTGCACGAACATAAGCCAGGAGGAGACGTAATAGTGTGAGAATCCAAGTGAACGTCGTAGAAAGAAAACGAAGAAAACGTGTAGGAATTCAAAGACCTGTGGAGCAAGCTGGACAGCTAGGCTATTCTGGGATGGCGGGAGAATGAAAATGTGCAACAGAGATAGAAGAGAGAGCTTTGACCCTATGCTACCGATCAGTGGAGAGTAACGACCTCAACTGCGCTAGGAAAATTTTTGGTTGTTTCTTGCAAAAACTAGAGAAAATTGTGGAAATCCTGAAATTTTCGTTGctttttttctgtattgtactCTAGTTGATAGCAAAATAATATTCGCGTATTACCACATTATTTTACTTGAAATCTTTTAGAACActtcatctttagaacaaaataaaaaaaaacattttttgaaacaaaacattttgaatCGGTCTCAGCAATGATGTAAGCCCTATTTAAAACGTCTAGCTATTTAAAACACAACCGAGAAAGAAATTTTCACTTCCTAGTTACAGTTATTTAGTTCATGGTTTCATCTCTGGCCTCTATTAAAAAGCTAGCAACATCGTTTGTAGAAACTTATCGCGAAATGAACTTGAATTCGGAAGGCTATTCGTAAAAATAGCCCGTTACGCAACCTCCGCTGTTAAAACAAATCGGCCTCGTGTCTAGCGTTAAGACTCGTTCGCAAAAAtagatttcaaaattttttcatcAGAGATTGCAGCTTGACATTTTTTCAAACCCAGTTGAAGGCAAAATGTGTTCAAGATAGAAGGGACGTTTAATAGTTCCAACAAAAAAATCTGAATTAATTACTCTTGAGCTgagcaataatattttcattaagtTTTATCAGagctataatattgaaagaataaataattacaatttGAGATTTATTACTGTGGTAggaaacattattatcaattatctcTTTTCCAGGGTCGAGGTCAtagaaaattgtttttaatccatcacaatttcatcaataaatttatgagagttgatactattagaaaaaactATAACTATCATTTTTTTCGAGAATGCACTATTTAATCAAGTCTAGTCTTCTAGACGTGGCCGATTTTCGACATTGAATATGCTAGTTGCCTTGGCCGCCGAATGAATGCCGCCAAGCTGTCAAAACCGGAAGATCCTTGTCTAACATGCATTCTATCTTCGTTTAAAAAGGCGGAAAAATTACAAGAAGGTTCGAtgggaatagaatagttatATTATATGAGCATCTGCTAGACCAATATAATAGCCAGACTGACTCACCTCGCTTGAGGTCAGAAAAATTAGCAATCAAATTCGTGTTTCGAATTCACTAAACTAGTTCTGggtaatttatattacaaatgtGATCACTGGTCACGAAATAAACGTTTGATTGTTACTCCAACAACATGTTTAATAGAAATGAGAGCTTGGAAATTATTAGTAAAAAAGTACAAATTCAATAAAGGTTTTTCGAAAACAAAGTTTCATATTGCATTAATGGAAGGCTACATACGTCCATGAGAAAACAAAGAAGCCAGGTGATTATTGGCACAGTCGAGTTCAGACCAAACAAAGAGCCGTTAAAAAGTTTGACCATGAAACAGTTTTTGGCTGCCGGAATAATAATTTTGACGCAACATCTCTAACTGAAGCAAGCTGGAGCCGTTTCTGTTTTTTCTACTTGTGCACCTGGCTGTGCAAAAAACGTGCAACGACAAAGGAGACGAGAATGAATGGGACGTTTACACTGACCTTATACAAGTTAGATGTTAGATAACTCATGATATACAAAACTTTTAGTTGAACAGTACTGCTAGTAAATTCTGTATTTGATATCCTAAATTGGACCTCCTCTTGTTTACACTGAACTTTCATTTTTTGGAGTTACACAGGGCTCAGTATTAGACCCTCCATTGTTTCCAATGAACCCTGGAGTTCTACAGGGCTCAGTAATGGCTTTCCCTTGTTTCTCATGGACTCCTGCACCTATTAAACTACAAGAAGAAGCAGGTAGTTTACTCACCAGAGTGGGCGGACAGGCGGTGTATGAGGGCTGCTGTCGTGCCCTGAGCAGCATGGGCTCGACCTTTTCGCGTGTGAAGTCGCACGTGTCGATGTGCGCGCGTACCACCGTCGCAAGCAAACGCTGCTCGTCCTCCAGTTCGGCGGACAACGCCTTCTCCTGCGATCGTGAGTTGGTGCTCTGCTGCATGGCAGCCAGGATGCGCGCCTTCTCACGCTTGGGCACGCGGCCGAATCGCACAGCTGcaacacacacaaaaaaatacACTGATTAGACAAAGTTGTCGAAAGCATTgcaaaaatacagaaattaggGAATAAATCAGAAGATGCGATGAGAATCTTAATTAATGATACAAGGGTAGGAATGCAGTCTATCTAGTACAGATAAAactataaaatcaataattgtcCTAGGAAACTTGATTAATGCTAGGAAATTCAGTCTATCTTgtacagaaaaaaatatgaaattaatttattatagcctacatttactattttcatatttcaagcAATATTGACGAGAACACGAGCTCATATATTATGCATTATTGAATCTATTGTCGTGAAAGACCACGTGCCGAATGTGCCAAGTTGCGCCGCGATTATGAATATTCAGCATACGAACAATATTCAAGACCAGGTCGAAATAGAAACAGGAAGCAAGAACACATACGGTAAGGACGgcagaaaaaaaatgtcacaAAAACGACCTTGAGACGAGTGTGGCAGCTTGTCCGTTACGTTTTTATCTCAGGGGAGATCTCGACTTtgtagaaagagaaaaaatgtaggGGATAAAATAAAAGAGACAGGAATTCAAGTTGGAGAGAGACAAAAACAAGAGATGAGGGTTTAGTAGTAAGCCTAGTGCAGAGAGAAACCCCTCTCAAGGTTAACGGCTCTTCAAAAAATGCGTCTGTCGGTTAAAGGGCtctcaagagagagagaaggaagaatCGGAACAAGGGAGACAAAAAAGATCGCATCATTTCCAGACTAATAGACAGAGACGGTGTGGTTTTTTCACGTTGTTGTTTTTTGGATCTCCCGCCAAGTGTGAAGAGCGTTACGGGAGGGGTGCAAGGGGGATTTGAAGGACACCCATAGGCGTAGACAGTCGCATAGgattatagattatttttcagcAGTGGCGCGGGGTACAACGAGAGAGACATctcaaaaagagagagagtgttatGAGAGAAGACCCTTCAGCATTGACCCTGGATTTTGTCGGTTGGGTGGTGTTGTGTCGAGGTGAAGCCTTGTAACCGTCCTAAACGTACTCACAACGGAAGTCAATTTAGAACATTGAGCTTGAAAAATGGAGCCAGTCGAGACAAACAATAGCTGTAGAACAAACATGGGTCACaaagaaaatttcattttcaatctacAGATTGATCGTGTATCCGAAAATCCaataaattcatcatgaaataaaCAGTGTTCTAAACAGTTCATCAATT
This genomic interval carries:
- the LOC111055059 gene encoding nuclear hormone receptor E75, which gives rise to MTVMNLKPESEGCDKGMDPFVSNQQQDSENLLGRVLAEFDGTTVLCRVCGDKASGFHYGVHSCEGCKGFFRRSIQQKIQYRPCTKNQQCSILRINRNRCQYCRLKKCIAVGMSRDAVRFGRVPKREKARILAAMQQSTNSRSQEKALSAELEDEQRLLATVVRAHIDTCDFTREKVEPMLLRARQQPSYTACPPTLACPLNPNPQPLTGQQELLQDFSKRFSPAIRGVVEFAKRIPGFSFLAQDDQVTLLKAGVVEFHSFLVCSACLLQNNSMICLNGQILKRESIHNSSNARFLMDSMFDFAERLNALRLSDAEIGLFCSIVVIAADRPGLRNTDLIERMHNKLKAVLQLVLNQNHPGQPNLCHELMKKIPDLRTLNTLHSEKLLAFKMTEQQQLAQQQQQMWGSMMVEDECNSKSPGGASCWSSSSDVTMEEVKSPLGSVSSTESMCSGEVASLNDYHQSHHASSTPLLAATLAGGVCPHRHRANSGSASGDDIKSHHRSFRKLDSPSDSGIESGTEKLDKPIGSAPTSVCSSPRSSLEDKDEHHHNHHHVQNGHHSMPFQSSQPAQQNGTTHSVEDMPVLKRVLQAPPLYDTNSLMDEAYKPHKKFRALRNKDSAEAEPMVQNSPQLHHHLTSSLSSTHSTLAKSLMESPRMTPEQLKRTEMINDFLMRDNGASASSYQYPPQRWQSGTSVITTTSAVAAPPPPSAYILVSTPPPPAQSRMYLSPSPSSSTSPHSPSVMELQVGIANSSPSSSSSSPTSAAQPLNLSKKTPPPSPTPLSHPPANKVVKLEA